One Gadus chalcogrammus isolate NIFS_2021 chromosome 4, NIFS_Gcha_1.0, whole genome shotgun sequence DNA segment encodes these proteins:
- the samm50l gene encoding sorting and assembly machinery component 50 homolog B, which yields MGAVHAKSLDPLPMHGRDLGVNPDDMIEVPEPEHAAKQEILENKDVVVQHVNIQGLGRTKEDLLGHEISDVFHAKNLIDVMKKAHMARQKLLRLGIFKEVEVLIDTSEGAGALPNGLDVIFEVTEVKRLTGSYNTMVGNNEGSMVLGVKLPNMLGRAEKMTFQFSYGTKETSYGLSFFKPQPGCFERNLVLNLYKVTGQFPWSSLKETDRGLSAELNFPVGRSSHTVKWEGVWRELGCLARSASFAVREESGHSLKSALSHSMSVDSRNSAIFPNRGALLRINQELAGYTGGDASFLKEDFELQFNKHLFLDSVLSASLWGGMLYPLGGHSSCIADRFYLGGPTSVRGFGMYSIGPQSEGDYLGGEAYWAGGLHLYTPLPFRPGKGGFGDLFRTHFFLNAGNLCNLNYGEGPKAHLQKLAECLRWSYGAGVVLRLGNIARLELNYCVPMGVQSGDRICDGVQFGAGIRFL from the exons ATGGGGGCAGTCCATGCGAAG AGTTTGGATCCTCTGCCCATGCATGGACGGGACCTGGGGGTGAACCCAGACGACATGATCGAGGTGCCCGAGCCGGAACACGCAGCGAAGCAGGAGATCCTGGAGAACAAAGAT GTGGTGGTCCAGCATGTCAACATCCAGGGCCTTGGCCGGACGAAGGAGGATCTCCTGGGACACGAGATCTCAGACGTGTTCCACGCCAAGAACCTCATCGAT GTGATGAAGAAGGCCCACATGGCCCGGCAGAAGCTGCTACGCCTGGGGATCTtcaaggaggtggaggtgctcaTCGACACGTCTGAAG GTGCCGGGGCCTTACCCAACGGTCTGGACGTCATCTTCGAGGTCACTGAGGTCAAGAGGCTGACGGGAAGCTACAACACCATGGTCGGCAACAACGAAGGCAGCATG gtTCTGGGGGTGAAGCTGCCCAACATGCTGGGCCGGGCGGAGAAGATGACGTTCCAGTTCTCCTACGGCACCAAGGAGACGTCCTACGGCCTCTCCTTCTTCAAGCCCCAGCCCGGCTGCTTCGAGCGCAA tCTCGTCCTCAACCTCTACAAAGTCACCGGACAGTTTCCCTGGAGCTCACTGAAGGAGACGGACCGAGGGCTGTCGGCTGAGCTCaat ttCCCCGTGGGCCGGAGCAGCCACACGGTGAAGTGGGAGGGCGTGTGGAGGGAGCTGGGCTGTCTGGCCCGCAGCGCCTCCTTCGCCGTCCGCGAGGAGAGCGGACACTCCCTCAAGTCAGCGCTCTCG caCAGCATGTCCGTCGACTCCAGGAATTCTGCCATCTTTCCCAACAGAGGTGCCTTGCTTCGAATTAACCAG GAGCTAGCGGGCTACACTGGCGGTGACGCCAGCTTCCTGAAGGAGGACTTTGAGCTGCAGTTCAACAAACATCTCTTCCTGGACTCG gTGCTGTCGGCGTCTCTGTGGGGAGGAATGCTCTACCCCCTGGGGGGACACTCGTCCTGCATCGCAGACAG GTTTTACCTGGGCGGCCCCACCAGCGTGCGAGGGTTCGGGATGTACAGCATCGGTCCGCAGAGTGAAG GGGACTACCTGGGCGGGGAGGCGTACTGGGCGGGGGGGCTGCACCtctacacccccctccccttcagacCTGGGAAGGGGGGCTTTGGGGACCTGTTCCGGACACACTTCTTCCTCAACGCCGGGAACCTCTGCAACCTCAACTACG GCGAGGGCCCCAAGGCCCACCTCCAGAAGCTGGCTGAGTGCCTGCGCTGGTCCTACGGGGCGGGGGTGGTCCTGCGTCTGGGGAACATCGCCCGGCTGGAGCTCAACTACTGCGTCCCCATGGGGGTCCAGAGCGGGGACag GATCTGCGACGGCGTCCAATTCGGTGCAGGGATCCGCTTCCTGTGA
- the aldh1l2 gene encoding mitochondrial 10-formyltetrahydrofolate dehydrogenase: protein MLWTANQVLRRFSTTSHYYQSKLKLALIGQSLFGQEVYTSLRKQGHKVVGVFTVPDKDGKADPLAVAAEKDGTPVFKFPRWRVKGQPIAEVVEAYKSVGAELNVMPFCSQFIPMNVIDHPRHGSIIYHPSILPLHRGASAINWTLIQGDAQAGFSVFWADDGLDTGPLLLQRSCSVEPNDTVDSLYNRFLFPEGIKAMVESVQLIADGKAPRVVQSEEGASYEGIQKKSNAKVNWAQPAEAIHNWIRGHDKVPGAWTVIDGQNVTLYGSSLLSGTPADGQPLEVEGLATPGLVTKTGLVLHGSDGKALLVKSLQFEDGKMIPASKFFSSGESSSVELSPEEKAQAEEIRAIWKGILSNVPAVVDTTDFFKSGAASMDVVRLVEEVKQRCGGVELQTEDVYMASTFQDFVQVFVRRLRGEDQEEELVVDYATQDINNMTVRMPHQCFINGQFEDAENGKTSDTINPADGSLICKVAASSVGDVDRAVAAAKEAFENGPWGRMNPRDRGSMLYRLADLMEEHQEELATIESMDSGAVYTLALKTHVGMSIQTFRYFAGWCDKIQGKTIPINQARPNRNLTFTRREPLGVCAIVIPWNYPLMMLAWKSAACLAAGNTLVLKPAQVTPLTALKFAELTVKAGIPKGVINIVPGSGGLVGQRLSDHPDIRKLGFTGSTPIGKHIMQSCALSNLKKVSLELGGKSPLIIFSDCDMDKAVRMGMSSVYFNKGENCIAAGRLFVEESIHDEYITRVVEEIKKMKIGDPLDRSTDHGPQNHKAHLDKLVEYCEVGVKEGATLVCGGRQVDRPGFFMEPTVFTGVEDHMFIAKEESFGPVMVVSKFKQGDVDGVLARANDTEFGLASGVFTQDISKAMYVSEKLDAGTVFINTYNKTDVASPFGGFKQSGFGKDLGEDALSEYLRTKAVTVEY from the exons ATGTTGTGGACAGCCAATCAGGTCCTCCGACggttctccaccacctcc CATTACTACCAGAGCAAGCTGAAACTGGCTCTGATTGGCCAGAGCCTGTTCGGACAGGAAGTCTACACCAGCCTCAGGAAGCAGGGGCACAAGGTGGTCGGTGTGTTCACCGTACCTGACAAGGATGGCAAAGCGGACCCCCTGG cgGTGGCTGCGGAGAAGGACGGCACCCCGGTCTTCAAGTTCCCGCGGTGGCGTGTGAAGGGGCAGCCCAtcgcggaggtggtggaggcgtaCAAGTCGGTGGGCGCCGAGCTCAACGTCATGCCCTTCTGCTCGCAGTTCATCCCCATGAACGTCATCGACCACCCCCGTCACGGCTCCATCATCTACCACCCCTCCATCCTGCCGCTGCATCGCGGGGCGTCCGCCATCAACTG gaCCCTGATCCAGGGCGACGCCCAGGCGGGGTTCAGTGTCTTCTGGGCGGACGATGGCCTGGACACCGGgcccctgctgctgcagagGTCCTGCAGCGTGGAGCCCAACGACACCGTCGACTCCCTCTACAACCGCTTCCTGTTCCCCGAGGGCATCAAGGCCatg GTGGAATCGGTGCAGCTCATCGCGGACGGGAAGGCGCCGCGGGTCGTCCAGTCTGAGGAGGGGGCGAGCTACGAAGGCATCCAGAAGAAGTCCAACGCCAAG GTGAACTGGGCCCAGCCAGCGGAGGCCATCCATAACTGGATCCGAGGCCACGACAAAGTCCCTGGAGCCTGGACCGTCATCGATGGTCAG aacgTGACCCTGTACGGGTCGTCTCTGCTGAGCGGGACCCCCGCTGACGGCCAGCCCCTGGAGGTCGAGGGTCTGGCCACGCCCGGCCTGGTCACCAAGACCGGCCTGGTGCTGCACGGCTCCGACGGGAAGGCG CTGCTGGTGAAGAGTCTGCAGTTCGAGGACGGCAAGATGATCCCCGCCTCCAAGTTCTTCTCGTCGGGGGAGAGCTCCAGCGTGGAGCTGAGCCCGGAGGAGAAGGCCCAGGCCGAGGAGATACGG GCCATCTGGAAGGGCATCCTGAGCAACGTCCCGGCCGTGGTGGACACAACAGACTTCTTCAAGTCGGGCGCAGCCTCCATGGACGTTGTCAg gctggtggaggaggtgaagcagcGCTGTGGGGGGGTGGAGCTCCAGACGGAGGACGTCTACATGGCCTCCACCTTCCAGGACTTCGTCCAGGTGTTCGTCAGAAGGCTCAGaggggaggaccaggaggaggagctagtggTTGACTat GCCACGCAGGACATCAACAACATGACGGTGAGGATGCCCCACCAATGCTTCATCAACGGCCAGTTTGAGGACGCCGAGAACGGGAAGACCTCCGACACCATCAACCCCGCGGACGGATCG TTGATCTGCAAGGTGGCCGCCTCCTCTGTGGGCGACGTGGACCGCGCCGTGGCCGCCGCCAAGGAGGCCTTTGAGAACGGGCCGTGGGGCCGGATGAACCCCCGGGACAGAGGCAGCATGCTGTACAG gctggcTGACCTGATGGAGGAGCATCAGGAGGAGCTGGCCACCATAGAGTCCATGGACTCCGGGGCCGTGTACACCCTGGCCCTGAAGACCCACGTGGGCATGTCCATCCAGACCTTCCGCTACTTCGCCGGCTGGTGCGACAAGATCCAG GGTAAGACCATCCCCATCAACCAGGCCCGGCCCAACCGCAACCTGACCTTCACCAGGCGGGAGCCACTGGG tgtgtgtgccaTCGTGATCCCCTGGAACTACCCCCTGATGATGCTGGCCTGGAAGAGTGCAGCCTGCCTGGCAGCAGGAAACACCCTGGTGCTGAAACCGGCCCAg GTCACTCCCCTCACTGCGCTGAAGTTCGCTGAGCTGACGGTGAAGGCGGGCATCCCTAAAGGAGTCATCAACATCGTCCCGGGATCGG GCGGTCTGGTGGGCCAGCGGCTCTCGGACCACCCGGACATCCGCAAGCTGGGATTCACCGGCTCCACGCCCATCGGGAAGCACATCATGCAGAG ctGTGCGCTGAGCAACCTGAAGAAGGTGTCTCTGGAGCTGGGAGGGAAGTCTCCGCTCATCATCTTCAGCGACTGTGACATGGACAAGGCCGTCCGCATG GGCATGAGCTCTGTGTACTTCAACAAGGGCGAGAACTGCATCGCGGCCGGACGGCTGTTTGTGGAGGAGTCCATCCACGACGAGTACATCACAAGAGTG GTGGAGGAGATCAAGAAGATGAAGATCGGAGACCCCCTGGACCGGTCCACGGACCACGGGCCCCAGAACCACAAGGCCCACCTGGACAAGCTGGTGGAGTACTGCGAGGTGGGAGTGAAGGAAGGTGCCACGCTGGTGTGCGGGGGCCGCCAGGTGGACAGGCCAG GGTTCTTCATGGAGCCCACGGTGTTCACGGGCGTTGAGGACCACATGTTCATCGCCAAAGAGGAGTCCTTTGGCCCCGTGATGGTGGTGTCCAAGTTCAAGCAAGG GGACGTCGACGGCGTGCTGGCGCGGGCCAACGACACCGAGTTCGGCCTAGCGTCGGGGGTGTTCACCCAGGACATCAGCAAGGCCATGTACGTGAGCGAGAAGCTGGACGCGGGCACCGTGTTCATCAACACCTACAACAAGACGGACGTGGCCTCGCCCTTCGGGGGCTTCAAGCAGTCGGGCTTCGGCAAAGACCTCG GGGAGGATGCTCTGTCAGAATACCTGAGGACCAAGGCGGTCACCGTGGAATACTGA
- the nopchap1 gene encoding uncharacterized protein C12orf45 homolog: MSGLSPTQQGALQRNASKPVFTFHPAALQQGHTCYRAQMDVFIKRSASQMEVNTEKTSSPELLSCGHGGGIHDKLLLKPKLSSSLQTEKLPRSSVLGRLQNFLPQMAAANDKLMVQIQDSPAGQFDIEQVEEAERVIEMDVALVELSGSEDEEEESSEEEEEEDSDEEQEVNLKLPSDGSRKKRANIQVLETKAQ; the protein is encoded by the exons ATGTCAGGACTGTCTCCCACACAGCAGGGGGCGCTACAGAGGAACGCGTCCAAACCAGTGTTCACCTTCCACCCGGCGGCTCTCCAACAGGGACACACATGTTACAGAGCACAGATGGATGTTTTCATCAAGCGCAGCGCATCACAGATGGAAGTCAACACCGAGAAGACCAGCTCTCCAGAGCTGCTTTCGTGCGGCCACGGAGGAG GTATTCATGACAAATTGCTGCTCAAACCGAAGCTCAGCAGCTCGTTGCAGACCGAGAAGCTTCCGAGGAGCAGCG TGTTGGGACGCCTTCAGAATTTCCTGCCCCAGATGGCCGCAGCCAACGACAAGTTGATGGTGCAGATCCAGGATTCTCCCGCCGGACAGTTCGACATAGAGCaagtggaggaggcggagcgggtCATAGAGATG GACGTCGCCTTAGTGGAGCTCAGTGGatctgaggatgaggaggaggagtcatcggaggaggaagaagaggaggactctgatgaggagcaggaggtgaacCTCAAACTCCCCAGTGACGGCAGCAGGAAGAAGAGAGCCAACATCCAAGTCCTGGAGACGAAGGCGCAGTAG